DNA sequence from the Leptolyngbya subtilissima AS-A7 genome:
CGGGGCCATGCTTTGCCAACCACTGCTCCAGCGTCAGCCCCGCAATTTTTTCCATCACTAAGCAAGCCAGCGATTGGCCTTCAGATGTTGTGACGGTAAAGTAGCCATCAGGCGCGATCCGAGGAATGCCGGGATTGTCGAGCCGTTGGAGAGTTTGGGCTTCCCGCTCAAATAAGGGCTGCAATTTAGGCTGCTTGAGTACCTTCATAACTTTTAGCCCGTCCTGATCCGCCACCTCGAAGATATCGGTCGGGAGCCAGTCATCTAACTCTCGCAGGGGACGCAGTAGACGATATCGATTACAAACTACCAGCTCCGTCCCACAGGCCGCGCACTTGGTTGACGCGTCGGACTGCTGCCGTTGAGGGCATTTGGGGTTGATGCAGTAGCTCATGACTACGCCTCACGGGACATGCGCTCGCGCACGTACTCCATCACGACGGGCCGCAGCGTGAAGCCCGCCGCGCTTTTTTCGACCAGCGACCGCCGTACCAGTGAGCCCAACGGCTGCAAGATATTCGGCGTGAGTTCCTGCTGCAATCGCCCTACATCAACGGGGTGCCGAATTCTTGCCAGGGTATAGAGCAGCTCTTGCTCCGCCGCTGATAATCGTTGGAACTGCTGCTCAATCAAAAAGCTTACGTCGCTGGTAATCAGGGTAATCCGCTGCTTCAAAAAGTTGCTGACGCTGCCGCTAAACAAGTCGCGGATGTTGGAGGCGACAATCTTCAGCACTAGGGGATTGCCGCGATAGATGCGGATTAACTGCCCCCACTGCTTTTCGTCCGATAGATTCGCCTCTTGCAGAATGCCTGCAGCAGCAGGTCCGAGGCCAGGCAGCTCGAGCGAGCGCACTGGGCGACTGGGCCCATCCAGCATGACGATTTCCTTGGTTGACTCCCGGCTAGTGATCAGAATACAGCTCTGGTGCTGTTCTTCGCCGAGCCGTCGCAGCAGTTCCCCATAGTTTTCGTAGCCGTCCCGGTAATGTCCGGCAAAGTCCCCTTCGCGCAAAATTGTGTCCAGGTTATCGAGCACAATTAGGCATCGATGAGTGCGCAGATACTCCATCAGGCCACAGAGCTGGTTGTGTAAGTCCCCTTCGGGCACCCCTTGCAGACTAGGAAACTGTGTTAACCAGTGGTGCAGCATCGTTGCCAGCGGCGGCGCATGGCGCAAAGATTGCCAGATCAAGCACTCAAACTGGTTCTGGATTTGCTCTGCCAGTTTTACCAGCAGGCTAGTTTTACCGATGCCGCTCTGCCCCAAGACCATGACCATGCGGCAGGCATGGGGCTCAGTGGTCCAGGTTTGTAGCGTCTTCAGTTCGTCTTCCCGCCCATAAAATACAGGCACATGCGGTACCTGCGACCAGTTGATTTCTAACCGCGCTGACTCATAGCCTGCCGCGGCTAACCAGTCCCCTACATTCCGCCAGCTTTCCAATGTATTCAGGTCACGCTGGGTCAATACTTCGACATAGCGGTAGAGCGTGTTGCTCAGACTGACCTCAACGGTTTTAGGCGCAGTAAAGCGCTGGCCCGCAATCTCGGTTGGACTGTAGCGGCAAAGCAATCCCCGCAAGAGTTCCCGTTCTACCGCTGTTAAGGACGGCTGCTTATGAGGGGCAATCTCTTGTTTGGCAATCGCTAAATCAGCGTACAATTTTTCCAGGTCCCAGTGGGTCTGCGCTTCCTGGAAGAGATCGTGCTCAGCAGCCATGGGCTAGAGAAATAGTGTTTTTTTCACCGTTTGTGCCTTTTAGCATAGCAGCCACTAGGAAAATTGCAGCCCGAAAATGCAGTGCTAAATCACGATTCATACCCCAATTCATAATGCAACTTATAGTCTGCATAACCCTTGTTTTGCCTAAGATTTAAGCAGTTGAGGTGAAACAACTGAAATGACACCTTAACTGTCATTACCACCAAACTCATATGGAGAGCATTGCAAAGTTTCTGGAAGCCCAGTCAACTTCCACATCAGGCTCACAGAACCGCTACTACGGTGGTGGCGGGGGGGTAATCAACGGTCTGTTGATGCCATCGCTTTGCCAAAACCTCTTGAAAACCTGTAAAGTCAGACAGTTCGAGCAATTTGAAAAGTGAACTGCATGACATCTATAAATTCCTGATTCGATTCACAGGAGAAAGATTCGGAATGTTTAACCTTAAAAGCTTTCAGAAGGTGCAACCCCTCAATCCCTTCTATCCTGGCTTGTTGGCGCAAACAAAAGGCTATGTCGAGCAGGCTATCAACCCGAATCGACGGGGACGAGTGCGCTACCAGTCGACTTACTGGTTTGGGATTTGTGCCGATGCGCGATCGCTACCGCCCGGCACGGAGGTTACTGTCCTCGGTCGGCGAGGCAACACACTGCTTGTGCAACCCATCGTTTCCTAACGTCACTAGCTGTCCTCAGGGGTACTGGTTTCCTAACAGGATATAAACGGTTAGAACCTTTTCCAGACAAGCCTTTCAGATTTTATCTGCATAAATTTGAGTTTGTTTTCCCTAAATACTGATGAGCCCACCTGAACAAAACCCGGAGTAAGTCCATGGTGTTCACCCGTTGCAAACCGCCCTCCCCCAAAGATCGAACTACCCTATTGATCTGGCTGCTGGTCATCGTGCTCGGGACCTGGACCGGAGGACGCATTTATCGTCAGTATTCTGCTGACGTCTCGCTTCCCCATTCGATTCGCGAAATCTTGCCCTATTACAAACACCTCAATATTGGGCAGGAGTACTTCACACAGCAGGAATACGATCGCGCGGAGTTGGCTTTTCGAGACGCAACTGAAGCCAACCCCAATCGAGCTCAGGGACACTTTTGGCTAGGCCAAGCATTGTCGGAACAGGGTCAATTTCTAAAAGCCGAGGAAGTCCTTAAACAGGCCATTGCCTTAGATGCTGAGTTAGAGGGAGCCCACAGCGCCTTGAGTAACGCGATCGCAGAGCAAGGCCGATACGAAGAAGCGATTCAGCGCGCCCGCATTGCCATTGAACAATTCCTTACCGATGCTAACGCCTACACGGTTTTAGGCTTTGCCCTGGCACAACAGGGTCAGTACGAGGCAGCGATCGCCGCCGGCCAAAAGGCGCTAGAGCTTGACCCAACTCAGGCAGGTGCCCACAACTCATGGGGCGTCGCTCTACTTAACCAGAGTAAGTTGGACGCCGCTAAAGATCGATTCGAGCGGGCGCTGGAGCCATCCCCCGACATGGCTGGGGTGCACTACAACCTGGGACTGTTGCTGTATCAGCAGAAAAACTATGAGGCCGCGATCGCCGAATTTGAAGAGGCCATTGCAATCAATTCTTTCTTCCCCAAGGCCTATACCTAATTGGGTTGGGTACTGGCTCAACTAGAGCGCTACGACGAGGCCATGATTAACCACGAGGAAGCCCAACATCTTGACCCTGACAATGCCTTTTTACATTGGAGCAAGGCGTTCACGTTACTCCAGCAAGGTAAACGAGAAGCGGCGGTTGACACTCTAGAAACTGCCAGAGAACTAGCCAAAGCTCAAAATCAAACCGACCTCCTGGCCGAAATAGAACATTTATTAGCTGAATTGGCTGGGTTAACCCTTACCTCCTACACAAGAAGTTGACCAGGTTTATCCTATGCACACCTTGTACAAACTCTCACTTTTGCCCCTGTTGCTAACCACTGGCAATGGTTTAATCGCCAGCCCACGCTGATTTCCATCGGCTCAAACGCCCTAACAAGTCGCTCAGGCTAGTGATGATATTCGCTTATTAGCTTTCAAACATGACCGTTATCAGGCTACGGCTGTCTGACTCTCACGAGTTGATCTGATTGCTTTGGTAAACGCACTTTATCCCTCAGGATGTCTCCTTATGTCTAATTTTGACGTGAACCCCGCTGAGGTGAATACTGCTCTAGATGCTGCATCCGGTTTACCAGGCAGTTCTCTTAATTTCAGTCGGGATATATTCAGCCAACCGCTGCACCCGTCAGCCACTGCCCTTGACAGCCCGCATCATCCACTGCTGCATCCGGACAATACTAGTGATGGCACATTCGCTCAACTTGATCCGCTGACGGGCTTATCGTCAAACAGAAGTACGTTCGGTGGTGTTTATGGCGATGAGTTTGAGAGTGGTATTGCGCCGATTGACTACACAGTACATCTTGCAGGCAGAGCACTCGATGCCGTCGATCAGGTAGTTGAATCGAGTGCACCAGTTATTAAGAAAGTTGTTGGTGATGCTGTAACGCAGATCGCTGAAGCCGTTCACGATTCCATTGATATCGCTCAGAAGAATTGGAATGCATCCGATAACGAGTTGCATAACACTTTAAACAACCGCGTCAGTCAGGCAATAGGCTTCCTTAAGAAAAAGATTGGTGACCTCTCTGCTGACCCAGACGTAAAAGAAGCAGTTGATATTACGACTTACTTAGGGCGCACTGTTGCAGAGAAGGCTAAGAATTTTGTTGAGATCTCTCAATCTGCAACTGAAGCTTGGGGCGATAAAGTTTTTGACTCTACGTATGTTGATCAATCTGTCGACGCAAAAGTTGATACAAACCTAGCGAATCGAGGCAGTTTCAGCTCACCTTTTGTTGGTGTAATTGACGTCGGCTTTGAGTCTCAAGACCACGGTGCAACAGTGGTAGACACTATCCAGCAATCGAGTCAACGCTTCCCAGATTGGCTGGATGATAGCGTCGGAACAGGGCGATGGGCGGAATCGCTGATCCAGTTTGTCGATCAGTCGAAGTCTAGTGGACGTTCTGGTGCGATCGTCAATCTCAGCTTTGATTTGACTCAAATTAACCCGGATGGCAGTGTCTCAACTCGCTATGAGTTGACTGCTGAGGAAAGAGAGGCTTTGCAGTACGCCCAAGCAAATAGGGTGCTAGTTGTTGCTTCGGCAGGCAATCAGGGTGAAGCCATGTCTGCTTTAGGGCAGGCATCTCATGAGTTCGACAATGTGATTGCCGTAGGGGCCGCTGAGGGAGGACAACGAGCGGCATATTCTAGCTATGGAGCAGGGTTAGACTTTGTTGCCTCTGGTCAGGGAAGAGAAGCAATGGGGACATCTCTAGCAGCGGCTAGGGTGACAGGAGCGATCGCCAAAATTTGGGATGCAAACCCACAGTTGGACTATCGCCAAGTCGTCCAATCACTGGAGTCAACCGCGATCGATTTACAGAAGCCAGGACGGGATTCTGAGACGGGCTATGGTCAGTTAAATACCTCAGCCGCGATCGATTTGGCTGAAGACCTCACTTCTCAACCCCAGCTACTTTCAAATTCCCAACTTCAAAATACTATTGAGAGGGATCAAGCTGGTCAAGTCTTGCATAACGCCATCTTTGAACGTGACAGCTTAATTGGGCAGAAATCGAATGGTGTCATCCCCAGTGAACGACCGAATAGACTACTAGAGGGTGACGGAATTCAACCTGAATCCGCTTCTAACGTTGCGAACTCACCTTCGTTTGGATCATCATCCCTAGATCACCTGCTGAAGTATGAGCCTGGAGGGCCGTTGCAGTACGACGAACACGTGAAACAGTGGCAGCAGCGCATGAGCGATCGAGGTTGGAACATTACTGTTGATGGCCTTTACGGTTCACAAAGTGCCCAAATCGCCCGTCAGTTTCAGCAAGAAAAGGGACTGGCTGTAGATGGAATTGTCGGTCCAGATACCTGGGCAGCAACCTTCGACACCAACAATGTCACGAACTCACCTTCGTCTGGATCAGCATCCCTAGATCATCTGCTGAAGTATGAGC
Encoded proteins:
- a CDS encoding AAA family ATPase: MAAEHDLFQEAQTHWDLEKLYADLAIAKQEIAPHKQPSLTAVERELLRGLLCRYSPTEIAGQRFTAPKTVEVSLSNTLYRYVEVLTQRDLNTLESWRNVGDWLAAAGYESARLEINWSQVPHVPVFYGREDELKTLQTWTTEPHACRMVMVLGQSGIGKTSLLVKLAEQIQNQFECLIWQSLRHAPPLATMLHHWLTQFPSLQGVPEGDLHNQLCGLMEYLRTHRCLIVLDNLDTILREGDFAGHYRDGYENYGELLRRLGEEQHQSCILITSRESTKEIVMLDGPSRPVRSLELPGLGPAAAGILQEANLSDEKQWGQLIRIYRGNPLVLKIVASNIRDLFSGSVSNFLKQRITLITSDVSFLIEQQFQRLSAAEQELLYTLARIRHPVDVGRLQQELTPNILQPLGSLVRRSLVEKSAAGFTLRPVVMEYVRERMSREA
- a CDS encoding NfeD family protein, whose protein sequence is MFNLKSFQKVQPLNPFYPGLLAQTKGYVEQAINPNRRGRVRYQSTYWFGICADARSLPPGTEVTVLGRRGNTLLVQPIVS
- a CDS encoding tetratricopeptide repeat protein — translated: MVFTRCKPPSPKDRTTLLIWLLVIVLGTWTGGRIYRQYSADVSLPHSIREILPYYKHLNIGQEYFTQQEYDRAELAFRDATEANPNRAQGHFWLGQALSEQGQFLKAEEVLKQAIALDAELEGAHSALSNAIAEQGRYEEAIQRARIAIEQFLTDANAYTVLGFALAQQGQYEAAIAAGQKALELDPTQAGAHNSWGVALLNQSKLDAAKDRFERALEPSPDMAGVHYNLGLLLYQQKNYEAAIAEFEEAIAINSFFPKAYT